The Limibacter armeniacum sequence AAGGAAATACAGCCGTAAATGTAGCATTTAGAGTAGTTGCCACTTCTGCTACCAACGAGTTGGCTTCAGAGACTGGTAATGGTGTCATCACGACATTGGATATAGCAGCTCCTGCCATGCTTTGGACTCCAGGAGGTTACCAAGGTTGGAAGCCAGAAGAGTCGGCTACACTGATCCAGACAGGTGACAATATATTTGACGGTTACGTTTACCTGAATGCTGAAACTGACCTTAAACTGACTAGCCACCCTGATTACAACCATACCAATTATGGTTTTATAGCAGACGGTACTTTGTCTACTGACGATGCTGCTGAGCAGGTTACATTTGCTGCCGGATTCTATAGAATTCAGCCAAAACTTGCAGAAATGACTTATGAGTCGGCATTGGTGGAGTCATTTGGTCTGATTGGTACAGCCACTTCAGGAGGTTGGGAAAATTCTACGCCAATGACATACGATGCGGAGACGGATACTTGGAGAGTTACAACTGACCTGATAGTAGGTGCCTTGAAATTTAGGGCTAACAATGATTGGGGTATTAACTATGGTGTTGGAAATATTACCTCTAAACGTGGTCAACTCTACTTTGATGGTGCATCTTATGATGTAAAAGAAGAAGGTAATTACACAGTGATTTTGAGCTTTAATACACAAAAGGCTCCGTACCAGTTCAACTATGAGATTATCAAAAACTGATATAAAAGAATATAGGATAAACAGTTGAAGTGATGTATAAGGCTGTTCGTCTTATACACTAGAGTTGGTCTGGGAACCAGTTGTCTGAGGTGATGAACACTGTCTTGGGCGGCTGTTCCCGGTGCCAGCTCTTTCTGGCTTTATTGATATCCCGACAAAAAAGACTTGTTTGTAGATGTTTCTAACTTTTTGAAGTGTATGACAATGAAAAAAATGTATTGGCTCCTGTTGTGTTGGGCTATGTTGTTTTCATGTTCCTCTGAAGACAACCTGACCAGTCCAAGTGGTAAAGATGATGAAAAACAAAACCATACGGTCAACCCGTTTGATAATGTGCCCTCACTAAATGAGATGGTAGTTTATGAAGTAAACCTGAAATCGTTCAGCAATGCAGGTACACTGGATGGTATAAAAAACAACCTTGACCATATTGAGAGCCTTGGTGCTAATGTGATATGGCTGATGCCTATATACCCTATCGGTATTGAAAAAGGAGTAGGTTCGCCTTATGCTGTAAGGAATTATAAGGAAGTTAATTCAGAATTTGGTTCGCTTAATGACCTGATCGATCTAGTGAATGAAGCACATGAGCGGGACATGGCTGTGATATTGGATTGGGTAGCGAACCATACCGCTTGGGACAACCCTTGGATCAGTAACAAAAGCTGGTATGCACAGGATGGCAGTGGCAATATCATTTCACCCCCAAATACTGGTTGGGCTGATGTGGCAGAGTTGAACTATGACAGTCAGGACATGCGTGATGAGATGATAGCTTCGATGAAGTATTGGGTCGACAGTGCAGGGATCGACGGTTTCAGATGTGATGCTGTGGACTTTGTACCTGAAGATTTTTGGTCGCAAGCAATTGGGGCAGTGAACAATACTTCAAGCAAAGACCTGATTTGGCTCGCTGAGGGTGGTGCTACTCACAATTTTGATGCTGGCTTTGAGTTCAATTACTCTTGGGACTTCTATAACCAGATCAAGAAAGTATACCATGAGAATTCATCTGCATCTAGCCTGTTTGTAACCAGTGAACAGGAGTGGTCAGCAGTTCCGGCAGGGAAGACCAAGCTGCGATATATCACAAACCATGACGTATACGCTTGGGACGAATCACCTGTTGATATTTTTGGTAAGCAGGGGAGTGTAGGGGCTTTTGTGGCAACCGCATTTATGGATGGGATTCCATTGATCTATTCGGGACAGGAAGTAGCAAGACCTGAACTGATTTCATTTTTCACCAAAGATGTCATTGACTGGAGTGAAAATCCGGACATTCTTTCACAGTACAAACAAGTCATGGAAGTCAGGTCAGAAGTGATAGATCTTTTGGATAAAGAGCTGACTACATATACCCATAAAGACGTTTTGATTTATCAAAGACATAGTGGGCAAGATGCCTTATTGGTTATGGTCAATACTAGAAATAATGGGGTGAATTTGACGCTCCCTTCAACGCTTCAAAATACGACTTGGACAGATATGATTTCAGGAGAAACTGTAGAGCTTGGAGATAATTACTCATTAGATGTTAATGCATATAAGATTCTGAGAATAGGGGGTTAATATTTCTAAATATTTGGTGTTTTTTTTTTCAGTTACTGATTTCGTAACCGGTTTCGGGAAATTCGAAATTAGAATTGGCTCATAAACTCTTATATCTTTGTGGAAATATAGTTACCTCATGGTCACTGTAAAATCTGTAACGACCAATATTTAATTGGACAAGCTTAGTGTTGTATTGATTGTATAAAAATGAAAAAGAACTTTATTTTAATTCTGTTGTGCCTTGTCACAAGTATCGTGTCAGCCCAGACGGAACTGAAGTCTCCGGATGGTAAACTGACAATGGAATTTAATCTGGCTGAAGGCGGCGTACCAACCTACTCGTTAACCTATAAGGGGAAAGAGGTTGTTAAAACAAGTAAGTTGGGCTTTGAGCTAAAGTCAGACAAATCAGGTCAGCAATTCGGTTCGGAGATCGAACTGAAAAACAAGAAAGCAGATCCAAAGGCATCTCTTTATGATGGATTCACTTTGGCTGCAGTAGATACTACTTCTTTTGATGAGACATGGAAACCAGTTTGGGGTGAGGAAAGCCAAATCCGTAACCACTACAAAGAACTGGCAGTAACACTGGACCAGAAGACTAATGACAGAAAGATGGTCATCCGTTTCCGTCTTTTCAATGATGGTTTAGGTTTCCGTTACGAGTTCCCTGAGCAGAAAAACCTTGTTTACTTCGTGATCAAGGAGGAGCATACGCAGTTTGCGATGGCAGGTGACCACACGGCATACTGGATTCCGGGTGACTATGACACGCAGGAGTATGACTATACAGTATCACGTCTTTCAGAAATCAGAGGCTTGATGGCTGGAGCTATCGGTGGTAACCTTTCTCAGACTTCATTCTCTCCAACAGGTGTTCAGACTTCCCTGATGTTGAAATCGGATGACGGACTGTACATCAACCTGCATGAAGCAGCGCTGATCGACTACCCATGTATGCACCTTAACTTGGATGACAAGAACTTTGTATTCGAGTCATGGTTGACACCAGATGCAGTAGGTGACAAAGGTTATATGCAAGCACCTCGTACAACGCCTTGGCGTACAGTAATCGTGAGTGATGATGCGCGTGAGATTTTGGCTTCTCGCATGACACTGAACCTGAATGAGCCTTGTAAGATTGAGGATACTTCATGGATCAAGCCAGTGAAATACATTGGTGTATGGTGGGAAATGA is a genomic window containing:
- a CDS encoding SusE domain-containing protein — protein: MKSYKLLIVSLFCLLQACVERENIIVNEELVSPAMVTPEGGTTISIDENNLGSELTVTWNEADYGVDLAVTYIVQLDFVDNLFATPAILAATQEASITVSYSELNDMVIGTLGQNPNETAKVELRVVAQSEGFNDLNSELVTLSVGTYASAGEPPVITSELATTITAENIGDAYTIEWDAADFGSTSDVVYTVEMDVEGNDFANAITLGKVTETSLTVTNEALNFYLMGNLMQEGNTAVNVAFRVVATSATNELASETGNGVITTLDIAAPAMLWTPGGYQGWKPEESATLIQTGDNIFDGYVYLNAETDLKLTSHPDYNHTNYGFIADGTLSTDDAAEQVTFAAGFYRIQPKLAEMTYESALVESFGLIGTATSGGWENSTPMTYDAETDTWRVTTDLIVGALKFRANNDWGINYGVGNITSKRGQLYFDGASYDVKEEGNYTVILSFNTQKAPYQFNYEIIKN
- a CDS encoding alpha-amylase family glycosyl hydrolase, with the translated sequence MTMKKMYWLLLCWAMLFSCSSEDNLTSPSGKDDEKQNHTVNPFDNVPSLNEMVVYEVNLKSFSNAGTLDGIKNNLDHIESLGANVIWLMPIYPIGIEKGVGSPYAVRNYKEVNSEFGSLNDLIDLVNEAHERDMAVILDWVANHTAWDNPWISNKSWYAQDGSGNIISPPNTGWADVAELNYDSQDMRDEMIASMKYWVDSAGIDGFRCDAVDFVPEDFWSQAIGAVNNTSSKDLIWLAEGGATHNFDAGFEFNYSWDFYNQIKKVYHENSSASSLFVTSEQEWSAVPAGKTKLRYITNHDVYAWDESPVDIFGKQGSVGAFVATAFMDGIPLIYSGQEVARPELISFFTKDVIDWSENPDILSQYKQVMEVRSEVIDLLDKELTTYTHKDVLIYQRHSGQDALLVMVNTRNNGVNLTLPSTLQNTTWTDMISGETVELGDNYSLDVNAYKILRIGG